The Haloplanus natans DSM 17983 DNA segment GTCACGGGCGAACGGGAGATCACACAGCTCACCCACAGCAGTGGGCTCGGCCTGTGGCTCGTCCGGTGGGTGATCGACTCCTACGGCGGGGAGGTGCGGCGCCGAGGGACGGACGACGGGACGACGATCGAACTCCGCCTCAGATCGGCGGCACCCGAACGGCTGCCCCTCGACGGCGCGTGAGCGGGGGGTGCGCCCGGGCGCGACCGGCGCATCCAGCCCGAGGTTTTAACGGGTCTCGGTCGCTCGTTCGGATCGCGTATGGACGACTACCTCATCCTCCGCGAACTGCCCGAACCGATCAGCCGTGACGACCTCCACGACGCCGCCGAGAAGTCGGGCGAGACGCTCGACGAACTCCGTGACGAAGGCGTCGACATCCGCTGGGTCGACTCCGAGGTGCTGACCAACGACGACGGCGACGTGACCGGGACGTTCTGTCACTATCAGGCCGAGAGCGAAGACGCAGTGCGCGAACACGCCGACCGCGCGGGCCTGCCGGCGACGCGAATCGATCAGCAGGGCGAACCCCTCGCCGGTGAGGACTGATACGGATTATCGTCACTGTTCATCGGTTCGGTTTCGCCCGAATCGGAGACAACGGCCAGTCGAGGATCGCTGGACCTCCGCTGGCTACGACACTCCCTATGATAGTGTTTATTGTAAATCATTACCGGTGGATCGCCAAGACGGTCCGGCGACCAACCGGTACCCAGTTACGATAAACGCTATGAGCGTGGCTCCGTGTGCCGGCGGTCGCCACCCGCATCGTCGGTACTGACCGACAGCGGCCCCTACGAGGGCGCAACGATCCGCCTTCGGCGCCGAAAGGCATCCTTCAAGTCCCCCCACAACAAAACTGTGGCCGACTATGCCCGAGTGCGTCGAATGTGGGGCCGAGGTAACCCTACACGAGGATCTGGAAGTTGGAGAGATCGTCGACTGTGGAACCTGCGGTGCCGAACTCGAAGTGATCAGTGTCGATCCGGTGGAACTGGACGCCGCCCCCGAACTCGAAGAGGACTGGGGCGAGTAACGACCCCACTCGTTCTATCGCCTGTACCCCGTCAGCGCCGCCGCTCGGTCGACGACGTATCGAACTCGTTACAGGTGTGCCTCCGAGAACACGTCGTCGATAAAAGACCTGCCGCAGGCGTTCGGGGACCGAAAGTACCCCTACCAACTGCCCCCGAATCCCTGCGTCTCGTTACGAAACCCGGTCTGTAATAATATATATCTTGTGTCAGACGCAAGTCGGACGTGCCGGTTCGACCGGGTGAACGGCTCACACACGGTCGAACTGGGGCTGTCGGAATCGGAGTAAAGAGTTTTGCCGGGGTCGCCCGTACGCCGCGACATGACCGACTACACCGTCGAGTTCGTGGGCACCGGCGAGACGATTCAGGTGCCCGAGACACGAACGATTCTGTCGGCGTGTCTCGACGCCGGCATCGCCCAAGAGTACTCCTGTCGCGTCGGGA contains these protein-coding regions:
- the lysW gene encoding lysine biosynthesis protein LysW; translation: MPECVECGAEVTLHEDLEVGEIVDCGTCGAELEVISVDPVELDAAPELEEDWGE
- a CDS encoding DUF4242 domain-containing protein, with the protein product MDDYLILRELPEPISRDDLHDAAEKSGETLDELRDEGVDIRWVDSEVLTNDDGDVTGTFCHYQAESEDAVREHADRAGLPATRIDQQGEPLAGED